One genomic window of Daphnia pulex isolate KAP4 chromosome 10, ASM2113471v1 includes the following:
- the LOC124204273 gene encoding uncharacterized protein LOC124204273 isoform X1: MYLDLPSSVLTPSNVQLMFSFGAVTATRSWNIKIAMLPCGASYLAPVDCLQYFTDPTGRVMSFNWQGVAVSATRQINNQHYNICFRTELVSLKLKVRQRAAQMCFSVCSVLNGDAFSITTPTSTAAALAAIAVTTATANLAAAQAHLAVTQAGINPLVPTTAQYLAVINANTAVRDSQAALSAAQTTFATATATAASHSGVGISAVNEVNMATCLYDFLVIAGARDAANDEADRYCGNALNPAANPLTTNVQVCTLIKPFKISYGTDGTEGAVVTGTNILPAPADTHNTGFCLDYQEK; this comes from the exons A tgTACCTCGACCTTCCATCGTCGGTCCTTACTCCCAGCAATGTCCAGCTCATGTTCAGTTTTGGAGCTGTGACAGCTACCCGATCATGGAACATCAAAATTGCGATGCTCCCCTGTGGCGCCTCCTACCTCG CTCCCGTGGATTGTCTTCAGTATTTCACTGATCCTACTGGAAGAGTCATGTCTTTTAATTGGCAAGGCGTCGCTGTTAGTGCCACCCGTCAAATAAACAACCAACATTACAACATCTGCTTCAGAACTGAGCTTGtctcattaaaattaaag gTGAGACAGAGAGCGGCCCAGATGTGCTTTTCAGTCTGCTCGGTTTTGAACGGGGACGCATTTTCTATTACTACACCCACCAGCACTGCTGCCGCTCTTGCCGCCATTGCTGTTACTACAGCCACAGCAAATCTCGCAGCTGCCCAAGCTCATCTAGCCGTTACCCAGGCCGGTATTAATCCACTTGTTCCAACAACAGCCCAGTACCTGGCCGTTATCAATGCAAACACCGCCGTGAGAGACAGTCAAGCCGCCCTTTCAGCTGCCCAAACTACTTTCGCTACAGCGACTGCTACGGCCGCTTCTCACTCTGGTGTGGGCATAAGTGCGGTGAATGAAGTTAACATGGCCACCTGCCTTTATGATTTTCTTGTCATCGCCGGTGCCCGAGATGCTGCTAATGATGAAGCCGATCGTTACTGTGGGAACGCCCTGAATCCAGCCGCTAACCCTTTGACGACAAACGTCCAAGTTTGTA CTTTGATTAAGCCGTTCAAGATCAGTTACGGGACGGATGGGACGGAAGGCGCGGTGGTTACCGGAACGAATATTCTTCCGGCGCCAGCTGATACACACAACACTGGATTCTGCTTGGATTATCAAGAGAAGTAG
- the LOC124204273 gene encoding uncharacterized protein LOC124204273 isoform X2, with product MYLDLPSSVLTPSNVQLMFSFGAVTATRSWNIKIAMLPCGASYLAPVDCLQYFTDPTGRVMSFNWQGVAVSATRQINNQHYNICFRTELVSLKLKVRQRAAQMCFSVCSVLNGDAFSITTPTSTAAALAAIAVTTATANLAAAQAHLAVTQAGINPLVPTTAQYLAVINANTAVRDSQAALSAAQTTFATATATAASHSGVGISAVNEVNMATCLYDFLVIAGARDAANDEADRYCGNALNPAANPLTTNVQVCTLIKPFKISYGTDGTEGAVVTGTNILPAPADTHNTGFCLDYQEK from the exons A tgTACCTCGACCTTCCATCGTCGGTCCTTACTCCCAGCAATGTCCAGCTCATGTTCAGTTTTGGAGCTGTGACAGCTACCCGATCATGGAACATCAAAATTGCGATGCTCCCCTGTGGCGCCTCCTACCTCG CTCCCGTGGATTGTCTTCAGTATTTCACTGATCCTACTGGAAGAGTCATGTCTTTTAATTGGCAAGGCGTCGCTGTTAGTGCCACCCGTCAAATAAACAACCAACATTACAACATCTGCTTCAGAACTGAGCTTGtctcattaaaattaaag gTGAGACAGAGAGCGGCCCAGATGTGCTTTTCAGTCTGCTCGGTTTTGAACGGGGACGCATTTTCTATTACTACACCCACCAGCACTGCTGCCGCTCTTGCCGCCATTGCTGTTACTACAGCCACAGCAAATCTCGCAGCTGCCCAAGCTCATCTAGCCGTTACCCAGGCCGGTATTAATCCACTTGTTCCAACAACAGCCCAGTACCTGGCCGTTATCAATGCAAACACCGCCGTGAGAGACAGTCAAGCCGCCCTTTCAGCTGCCCAAACTACTTTCGCTACAGCGACTGCTACGGCCGCTTCTCACTCTGGTGTGGGCATAAGTGCGGTGAATGAAGTTAACATGGCCACCTGCCTTTATGATTTTCTTGTCATCGCCGGTGCCCGAGATGCTGCTAATGATGAAGCCGATCGTTACTGTGGGAACGCCCTGAATCCAGCCGCTAACCCTTTGACGACAAACGTCCAAGTTTGTA CTTTGATTAAGCCGTTCAAGATCAGTTACGGGACGGATGGGACGGAAGGCGCGGTGGTTACCGGAACGAATATTCTTCCGGCGCCAGCTGATACACACAACACTGGATTCTGCTTGGATTATCAAGAGAA GTGA
- the LOC124204273 gene encoding uncharacterized protein LOC124204273 isoform X3, protein MYLDLPSSVLTPSNVQLMFSFGAVTATRSWNIKIAMLPCGASYLAPVDCLQYFTDPTGRVMSFNWQGVAVSATRQINNQHYNICFRTELVSLKLKVRQRAAQMCFSVCSVLNGDAFSITTPTSTAAALAAIAVTTATANLAAAQAHLAVTQAGINPLVPTTAQYLAVINANTAVRDSQAALSAAQTTFATATATAASHSGVGISAVNEVNMATCLYDFLVIAGARDAANDEADRYCGNALNPAANPLTTNVQVCNERYYLIQL, encoded by the exons A tgTACCTCGACCTTCCATCGTCGGTCCTTACTCCCAGCAATGTCCAGCTCATGTTCAGTTTTGGAGCTGTGACAGCTACCCGATCATGGAACATCAAAATTGCGATGCTCCCCTGTGGCGCCTCCTACCTCG CTCCCGTGGATTGTCTTCAGTATTTCACTGATCCTACTGGAAGAGTCATGTCTTTTAATTGGCAAGGCGTCGCTGTTAGTGCCACCCGTCAAATAAACAACCAACATTACAACATCTGCTTCAGAACTGAGCTTGtctcattaaaattaaag gTGAGACAGAGAGCGGCCCAGATGTGCTTTTCAGTCTGCTCGGTTTTGAACGGGGACGCATTTTCTATTACTACACCCACCAGCACTGCTGCCGCTCTTGCCGCCATTGCTGTTACTACAGCCACAGCAAATCTCGCAGCTGCCCAAGCTCATCTAGCCGTTACCCAGGCCGGTATTAATCCACTTGTTCCAACAACAGCCCAGTACCTGGCCGTTATCAATGCAAACACCGCCGTGAGAGACAGTCAAGCCGCCCTTTCAGCTGCCCAAACTACTTTCGCTACAGCGACTGCTACGGCCGCTTCTCACTCTGGTGTGGGCATAAGTGCGGTGAATGAAGTTAACATGGCCACCTGCCTTTATGATTTTCTTGTCATCGCCGGTGCCCGAGATGCTGCTAATGATGAAGCCGATCGTTACTGTGGGAACGCCCTGAATCCAGCCGCTAACCCTTTGACGACAAACGTCCAAGTTTGTA aTGAGAgatattatttgattcagCTTTGA